One window from the genome of Jiangella alba encodes:
- a CDS encoding ABC transporter substrate-binding protein — MSSRIWGVRAVAAALFIAGGVASCTAGGAESSGGDDEVTLTFLTFETPNLTAEYWDDVIERTSEQVPGVTIEKLVAPSAEQRNEYVRQLDSTGELPDVMVAIDPGGLAEAGKLAEFSEDELADWIDPTANSFDGAIYQLATNSQTWQIYYNKAAFQTAGIDQPPTTWDELLADVAALEQAGITPFVIGGGAPDGLGPRWTFAQLMATEVYAEDPQWLAKLVAGEVDFSDPLFVDAATKMQALASAARVDNLSATYAEAQDAFLNGEGAMYPMGSWFPAAPDETQQQEIGVFSMPTDDGSLVLPAYTGGGLSVSASAEDVDLAKQWAIEFSRVNADGGARFDGLFVALDGYEPPSDLPLLYNETLGLLDSAQAEGTVTTSFGNEGGTPALPPGFIAEVDAALLDLLNGRADVDSFVATLNQKLTDLER, encoded by the coding sequence ATGAGCAGCAGGATCTGGGGTGTGCGGGCGGTTGCCGCGGCTCTTTTCATCGCGGGGGGCGTTGCGTCCTGCACGGCTGGTGGCGCTGAGTCCTCGGGGGGTGACGATGAGGTCACGTTGACGTTTCTGACGTTCGAGACGCCCAATCTCACCGCCGAGTACTGGGACGACGTGATCGAGCGGACCAGTGAGCAGGTGCCGGGTGTCACGATCGAGAAGCTGGTCGCACCCAGTGCCGAGCAGCGTAACGAGTACGTGCGTCAGCTCGATTCGACCGGCGAGCTGCCCGATGTCATGGTGGCCATCGACCCGGGCGGCCTGGCCGAGGCGGGCAAGCTGGCGGAGTTCAGCGAGGACGAGCTCGCCGACTGGATCGACCCGACCGCCAACAGTTTCGACGGCGCCATCTACCAGCTGGCCACGAACTCCCAGACCTGGCAGATCTACTACAACAAGGCGGCCTTCCAGACGGCCGGCATCGACCAGCCGCCGACGACGTGGGACGAGCTGCTCGCCGATGTCGCCGCCCTCGAACAGGCGGGCATCACGCCGTTCGTGATCGGTGGTGGTGCACCGGACGGGCTCGGGCCGCGCTGGACCTTCGCGCAGCTGATGGCCACCGAGGTCTACGCCGAGGACCCGCAATGGCTGGCCAAGCTGGTCGCCGGCGAGGTCGATTTCAGCGACCCCCTGTTCGTCGACGCCGCGACCAAGATGCAGGCCCTCGCGAGCGCCGCCCGCGTGGACAACCTGTCCGCGACCTACGCCGAGGCACAGGACGCCTTCCTCAACGGCGAAGGCGCGATGTACCCGATGGGGTCGTGGTTCCCCGCCGCGCCGGACGAGACGCAGCAGCAGGAGATCGGCGTCTTCTCGATGCCCACCGACGACGGCTCGCTGGTCCTGCCGGCCTACACCGGAGGTGGCCTCTCCGTCAGCGCATCGGCCGAGGACGTCGACCTGGCCAAGCAGTGGGCCATCGAGTTCTCCCGCGTCAACGCCGACGGCGGCGCCCGCTTCGACGGCCTGTTCGTCGCGCTGGACGGCTACGAACCGCCCTCCGACCTGCCGCTGCTGTACAACGAGACACTCGGTCTTCTCGACAGCGCCCAGGCCGAGGGCACGGTGACCACGAGCTTCGGCAACGAGGGCGGCACACCCGCACTTCCGCCCGGGTTCATCGCCGAGGTCGACGCCGCACTGCTGGACCTGCTCAACGGACGCGCCGACGTAGACAGCTTCGTGGCCACCCTCAACCAGAAGCTCACGGACCTCGAACGGTGA